From the Chryseobacterium fluminis genome, the window TTGGTATTCAATAAAATAAGAGATTTCGTCCTGGTTATTATTGATATAAAAGCAAATAGGAAATTTGCTTCTTTTTATGATTTTTTCTTGCGGAACAAATGATATATTCTCCAAACTATCGGTATCATTTGCATCTTCGTGATTGATAAAATTGACATATACATCAATTCTGTCCATCAGATTAAAATGATGTTTGTGATCAAAATCTTCAATAATAGAATCGAATGGATAAAATGAATTGTCGAAAATTTTTACTTGATTTTTAATTGTTTCGTCAATAATCTCTTTAATTTTATTTTGACCATTGATTTTTACTCTATAAGGAGCCATATTCAAGTATAATCCAACCTGGCCTATTAAACTGGGATGATTTCTAAGATTAATGGGAGCTCCTATAATGATATCATTTTGACCGCTTATCTTATGAATTAAAATCCCTAAAGCAATAGTCATAATTCCCATCACATTATAATTATGATCTACACAATATTTTTTAATTTCTCCGGTAAATTCGGAAGAAAGCACTTTTGAGTAATGAGCTCCTTCAAAATTATCAGTAACTGAATTTTTATACCATTTAGGCTGTTGTTTTATATTTTCTAAATAGTTTTCCCAAAATTCTTTTTCTGAAGAAAATTCATTATTTGCCAACCTGTTTTTAATCCAGTAAGCATAATCCTTATACTGAACGTTAATTGGGCTGAGCTGGACCGAATGGCCCTTTTCATAAGCTTTATAAAATTTTATAACCTCACTGATAATAATCTTATCAGAGGTGTAATCCCCGATTATATGATGCATTAATGTGGATAGAATGAACTTATCTTCGGAAATTTTAATCACAAGAAACTTTACCAATGGAGCTTTCTTCAAATCAAAAGCCAGATCGGTAAAATCTTTTAAATATTGTTTTGCGTTATTTTCGTTAAAGTTTTCACCAACAATTTTATAATCAAATACGGCATCAATAACAATTTCGTCAACAATTTTTTGTACTACTTCCCCAGCTTCATTTACATCAAATGCTGTTCTTAAGATTTCATATCGATTAAATATTTCCTGCAATGCCTTTTTAAAAAGCTCGACTTTAAAATCACCATTTACATGATACGTGTATGACATATTATTTGCTTTTGAGTGATCTTCAGATTGAGAGGCAAGCCAAATTCTTAATTGCTCATTAGATATGCTATAACCATTTTCATTTTCAGAAATTGGTATGATTTCATTTTTCCCAGCGATGGATTCTAATACCGGAAGCGTGGAAATATGTGATGCCTGAGACCGTATTGTGGGACATAAAAACAGATCTTCAATTGTTAGATTAACATTGAAAGCCATTCTTATTTTAGATCTCAGTGAGATTTGCCTGATACTATTCCCTCCTAATGACAGGAAATGATCTTCAGTTCCGATATTGCCTATATTCAGGACTTCCTGCCATAAGATTATTAATTTTTCTTCTACAGCATTAACTGGTTGTTTTTTTTGAGTTGTATTTCCTTCTGAAAGCCTTTTTTGGATGCTGTTCTGAAGGTGTACAGTATCTATTTTTCCATTTGCATTGATTGGAAATTCTTTTAATCGAAAAATAACAGAAGGCATTTCATATACAGACAAATACTTTGAGCAATGCATTCTTAAATCATCCTCAGTGACAGTATTCGATCCATAAAAACATACAAGGCTGCTGCTTACAGAATCACTATTGTATATCATGCATTTTACGGTATGAATATCATTTAGTTTTAAGATTACAGTTTCAATAGAATTCATATCAATTCGGACCCCATTGAGTTTAACCATTCCGTCTTCCCTGCCTATTACGATTACATTTCTTTCGGAATCATATTTCCCATAATCTCCGGTTTTATAGACTATATCTTTTTCCTGCCTCAATGGGTTTTGAACGAATTTTTCCGCTGTAAGTACCGGATCGTGGTAATAGCCTTTTGACAAAAATGGAGTTTTAATATAGATGTCTCCTTTTTCGTTAATTCGACACAACTCATTGGCTTCATTCACAATCAAAATCCTGGTATTGGATATAGGCTGTCCAACAGGTAAAACTTCTTCAGAATTTCTATTAAGATTATTTTCTATTCGGTAAAATGACTTAACCAATGTAGATTCTGTGGCACCATAAAGGTTTATGATAGTGGTATTGTGCCCGTATAATTTTCTCCAGTTTGTAATATCCTTAGCATACAATTTTTCTCCTGCAAGCAATATATATTCTAATTCAGGAAACTCATTTGAAGTAACAGTTTCTGCTGCATTATGTATGGTTGAAAGTAATCGTAACATGGTCGGAATGGTATGTAACAATGTTATTTTTTCATTTTTAAGCCACTGAAGCAGCAAAGCTGAATCTTCTTTTATTTCTTTTGATGGAAAACAAATAGTTCCTCCATTCATTAAGGCTACAAAAATATCTCTTAAAGAAGCGTCAAAAGAAAGTGATGTTAACTGCCCTACCTTAACTTTTTCAGTAATAGCCAGTTCTTTTGATTCCCAGTGTATAAAATGGCTTAAGCTCTGATGACTACCCAAAACTGCTTTAGGTTTTCCGGTTGACCCTGAGGTAAAAAATATATAATTAGAGTCTTCACCTTCTACAACTATATCCTTATTGTGAATTGATAGTTCCATATCAATTTCATTCTCTATATAGATGCCTTCACTTTGTCTATATTCTGAAAAAATCAATTTACCATCATTGCTGTCAACAGCAATAATGGTTGGAATATTATATTCGAAAAGAGAGTCATATCCGAAAAAGGAATTAAAATTATTTTTTGAAATCAGTAAAGCTTCAGGCTTGATTTTCGTATAAAGTTCTTCCCAATAATTCTGACTGTATTTTTGATCCAGAGGTAAATAAACAGATCCTGATTTAAAAATACCCAGTATCGCAATTAACTGAGCCAGTCTGTCATCCAGAAAAGTAGTTATTATATCTTCTTTTTTTATAGAAAAATGAGCTAAAAGATCTGCTAAACGATTAGCCTGACTGTTTAATTCACTATAAGATACCGATTTCGTTTCAGTACGAACTGCAATATTGGCTGGTTTTTCTTCCGCAATATTTTCAAATAAATAATGTAAAACTTTTTTATTCATTATAGCGCTATTTCTATTTTTTTTAGATTCATTAAATCCACCACTTCATCTACCAATACGTCTATTACATCCAGAAAATGAATATTGACATCAGCATTTTTAATACCTATCTGAACTTCTGTACATCCACCAATGATAAGCTGAACGTCTTTATCTATAAGGCTCTTTAAAGCGTCA encodes:
- a CDS encoding non-ribosomal peptide synthetase, producing MNKKVLHYLFENIAEEKPANIAVRTETKSVSYSELNSQANRLADLLAHFSIKKEDIITTFLDDRLAQLIAILGIFKSGSVYLPLDQKYSQNYWEELYTKIKPEALLISKNNFNSFFGYDSLFEYNIPTIIAVDSNDGKLIFSEYRQSEGIYIENEIDMELSIHNKDIVVEGEDSNYIFFTSGSTGKPKAVLGSHQSLSHFIHWESKELAITEKVKVGQLTSLSFDASLRDIFVALMNGGTICFPSKEIKEDSALLLQWLKNEKITLLHTIPTMLRLLSTIHNAAETVTSNEFPELEYILLAGEKLYAKDITNWRKLYGHNTTIINLYGATESTLVKSFYRIENNLNRNSEEVLPVGQPISNTRILIVNEANELCRINEKGDIYIKTPFLSKGYYHDPVLTAEKFVQNPLRQEKDIVYKTGDYGKYDSERNVIVIGREDGMVKLNGVRIDMNSIETVILKLNDIHTVKCMIYNSDSVSSSLVCFYGSNTVTEDDLRMHCSKYLSVYEMPSVIFRLKEFPINANGKIDTVHLQNSIQKRLSEGNTTQKKQPVNAVEEKLIILWQEVLNIGNIGTEDHFLSLGGNSIRQISLRSKIRMAFNVNLTIEDLFLCPTIRSQASHISTLPVLESIAGKNEIIPISENENGYSISNEQLRIWLASQSEDHSKANNMSYTYHVNGDFKVELFKKALQEIFNRYEILRTAFDVNEAGEVVQKIVDEIVIDAVFDYKIVGENFNENNAKQYLKDFTDLAFDLKKAPLVKFLVIKISEDKFILSTLMHHIIGDYTSDKIIISEVIKFYKAYEKGHSVQLSPINVQYKDYAYWIKNRLANNEFSSEKEFWENYLENIKQQPKWYKNSVTDNFEGAHYSKVLSSEFTGEIKKYCVDHNYNVMGIMTIALGILIHKISGQNDIIIGAPINLRNHPSLIGQVGLYLNMAPYRVKINGQNKIKEIIDETIKNQVKIFDNSFYPFDSIIEDFDHKHHFNLMDRIDVYVNFINHEDANDTDSLENISFVPQEKIIKRSKFPICFYINNNQDEISYFIEYQKNVFNDSEISKLGERFLLCLKQIVDNQNETVNKISLIDKKSIPSFSLK